AATCGTATAAATGAAGTAATTCTTTATAATATCTCACGATAAAATTATTCgaataaaatcaatttcaaaatgATTATCAAACATTAGTAAAATCTTTTTACttgttcaaaaagaaaaaagttctTTAGAGATAAAATCATCTTTGTTAGGAAATGCTCtactttttcataaatttttttaatagataatttgaatttaatcaGACTTTAATACTGATATCGTAAATTGATAAGTAGAAGTAGTAGTTTATTATAAGGTGGCCCTTTGTTTGACTTTCCCTTTCATGTTATGGTGGGGTTTGGTTATGTCCACAAAAAGCAAACGAAACTAGATGTAGGTGGCTCCTCTTATTTTTTGGACTTCATGTAACTATATACTAATCCTTTTATTTTGTCCATTTATTTATGTTGAAAGTAACGTAGTTATTTGTACTTtacttttaaagaaaatgacatatcaagaaaattatttattttcccttcgtaaataattaaaaatataataatatatgatttgaGTATTTGATAAATTCAATGTCCATTTGGTTGTATTATATGAAGAAGACATAAAAGATGACAtctatcaataattttttattattgaaactTTTATGAATCGACAAAAACCTAGATGAATTCATAGATGAAATTCTACTTATGATTTATTAGGAGTTGTCTAGTTCATCAGGTAAGATagaatatctcaaaaataattttttttttattgaaggtATAATTAATACTAAGATAAAATTATATCttaaaatgttattttattttatctaaagataagattaaaattatgaaataactTTCTTTCGCAAATATAATGACCCCTTATTGTAGGGAGAAAACTGATCAAGAAAAGTAGAACTAATATGAAATAAGCTTCTGAATTAAAGTTTTAAGAGTtctgaatttaatttattaataaatttataatatgttttaattattgaatCGCAATTATGAATATATACATGTACAAGATGAAACATGTTTCTTTAAACTATGAAAAATGTTCCAATTTTGAAACTTTTATGAATAGACAAAATAaggatgaattttttttattaatatttatttctcATTCGATATTTCATATCtattttaaagtttaattaattttaatttgtgttatataaaagaaacattgttctttacaaaaaaaaaatatattccagACTTGAACCAAGAACctcttattaaattaaaaaagcaGTACATACTTTGATGATAGCATGGATCGATTCTACTTGTCAAAGcctcttattattattattattattattattattattattatattgagaAAATTGATCAAGAAAAGTGGAGGACAAATGGTCAAAATAGGAAGAGTTTATGAATTTTAGGATCGTCATCAaacttataatttgttttaattattgaatttataattatagATTAGTGAATAACTTATCAAGAAAAGTGCGAGCACAAATATGGAGACatggttaaaaaaaatgtgggaaaaatactataaactataatttttctcatatcaatatgataaaaaaaaacatcttaaaaattaatcaaaattcctaacttcaatttttaaaatgaaaattgtaataaatattttgaaatgtaaaTAGAATTACTCTCCCTGATAGAAGACTAATTTTACTAGATcatcctttgaatataataaatataatatctttaaaaatataatagagaaataactatacttaataataagaataaattagGAATTAAGTGTAAATTTAtctattaatttcataaaatgaatgattattaattattattacttattagAATTTAGACCGAGGGAATAGTAATTTTTACCTTTTCTAGTCTCTTTgcgaaaaaaagaagaagagcaaTATTATCACTTtcctaaaaaattaattatgggAGTTAAGTGGGAACATAAGTGAAAGTGGTCCATAATTTTTGACTTTgtaaataaaacaagattattTTATCCAACGGCAGATATTTCTcgttatgaaaattaaaatattgatagGATATGTGCAGTGAATGAAGGTGTTTCTTTCTTAATTCTCGAGTTAGAGtgagtatgaattttttttggtaaggAGCACTTTCTCTGAATAGGTTCTTCTTTCCCCGAATGGAGCctatacaacataaattcaaaaTAGTCAAACAACGAGATCaagaataaaaaaacataaaaataaacattggTAGGACGGCATTTCAGTATTTATCTGTTTGAGAATTAATTTCTCTTTCTCCAAATCTCCACCACCTTCCCATCTTTACATAATTTACACGTTTCTCTCTCTCCCCCTTATCTCTCTCTCTAAAAAGACCCTTTTTTCCCCTCATTTGTTtctttgcattttctttttccttttgtgtaaagaagaagagaagcacAACAAGAAGGAAGAGGAACAAATAAAGTAaagttttaatcttttttaaggATGATATGATAACTGTAAtgcactttttatttttgtaaagttgATATGGGGTTTGAGTGtgaagattgaaaaaaaagCTAATTTCAATAGTTTTTTGACTGATGATATGTCAATAATGTGATTTTCTTGATATGGGGTTGTCTCCAAGTTGTTATTTTTGATGTGCTCTGGCTTTTTTGATAGGCTCTTATGGTAAtgttttcatataaaaaattgatctttttcACTCTTATTGTTTCTTATTTATGCTTAATTTTATTGGGTTTGAGTGTgaagaattgaaaaaaactttatttcaaTGGTCTTTTGACTGATGATATGTCAATAATGTGATTTCTTGATATGGGGTTGTCTCCAAGTTGCTATTTTTGATGTACTCTGGCTTTTTTTTGATAGGCTCTTATGGTGatatttcatataaaaatttgatctttttcactcttattgtttctttttcatgCTCAACTTTTTTGGGTTTGAGTGTAAAGACtgtaagaaaaaaagaagctaatttgaatgtttttttgACTGATGATATGTCAATAATGTGATTTTCTTAATATGGGGTTGTCTCAAAGTTGCTATTTTTGATGTTCTCTGGCTTTCTTGATAGGCCTTTATGGtaatattttgatctttttcacTCTTATTGTTTCTTATATTTGCTCAATTGTATTAGGATTGTGTTTTTTCCTTGCTTTCTCTTTAAGGTTTTGATATTTTAGAGAACTTAAGAAGTTGGTATTTCAATGGTCTTTGATTGATGATATGTCaataatatgatttttcttAATATGGGGTTGTCTCAaagttgcttttttttttatatgctCTTATGGTaatatttcatataaaaatttgatctttttcacTCTTAGTGTTTCTTTGCTCAGTTTTATTgagattgttttttttctttgccTTCTCTTTTAGATTTGATATTTTAGAGAACTTAAGAAGTTAGTATTTCAATGGTCTTTGATTGATGATATGTCAATAATATGATTTTCTCGACATGGTTTTGTCTCTAAGTTGATATTTTTGATGTGCTCTAGCTTCCTTGATAGGCTCTTATggtaatattttcatataaaaatttgatcttttttactcttattgtttcTTATTTGTGCTCAATTTTATTGGGTTTGAGTGAAAAGATTGTAAAAAAAGCTAATTTGAATAGTTTTTTGACTGATGATATGTCAATAATGTGATTTTCTTGTAATGGTTTTGTCTCCAAGTTTCTACTTTTGATGTCCGCTGGCTTCCTTGATAGTCTCTAATGGTATTTCAATTTAAAAGGTGGTATTTCCCTTTTATTGTTTCTTGTTATGCTCAGTTTTATTGGAGTtgctgttttttttctttctcataatattttgatatttaaagaACTAAAAAAGCCATTTTAATGGACTTTGACTGATGATATGTCAGCAGTATGATTTTCTTGGCATGGGTTTGTCTCCAAGTTTCTTTCTTTGATGCTTATTGGCTTCCCTTGTAGTAGACTCCAATGgtatttgtttttcttcatattttcaagCTTTAATTTTGACTGGATTATTCTTGTTATGCTCAATTTTATTGGgattctctattttatttttaaattattttcttgactATTTATGTGActaagatgaaaattttgatgTCTACTTTGTTTTTCTGAGTAGCTTTGTTTGAATTCTGTAAAGGCTCTATCTTTGAATTCATAACTGGTGTCACCCTTATGATTATATTCCTTCCCTCCGTCGTCTTTCCCCTTTTGTTTGGTTTGTAAGACTCTTGGAGTTTTTCCTTTAGTTGGTTTCTGATTTCTGGATGATTCTTCAAATATATTACAAGGAATTGATGAAAGACAAGTGGTGCTCACTGTTGGGTAGCTGTGATACCATTAGCCATCTTTTACGATTTTATTTATTGGCAAATCATCTGTGCAACTTAAGGCATATATTCATAGATTTGTATCTGTGATATTCAGAGTTATGTGAGAAATTTTTACTAATATTGAGGTTTACTTGCTGCCTATGTGAGTTTCGTAAGGTTGCAATTCCGGTTAAAGGGGAAGAATTGCACCAAATGTAGTAAATTATGACAATCATCACAATAATGAATGCATCGGGTTATGATCTCCTAGACACATGCTACATTGTTGATAGTTGATTAACTTGCAAATGATGTGATTACGAGTTGCCTTTTCATACTGCTTGTCTTCGTAATAGTATTACTTTTGTTGTTCCCATCGAAAGATTCTCAGTTTCTTGTAGGAAAACTGAGTTTTGATGATAGGGGTTAGAGAAAATTCTCGTCATCTATCACTATGAGTTTGTGACTTTAATTTTGCTTGAGGTTTTCCTTATATTCATCACCTTGAAAGTGAATTTCAGAGTGGTAAAATTGAGGTTTCTTCTCAATTGCAATATACTTGATCGTTCTTCTTGAAATTTGTTGATTGCtgtgattgaatttttttatggtAGTCCTGTCCTCATTTGCTAAAAAGTAAGTCTTTGACTTCGTGATTTTAAGGTCTAACTAGTAGTAACATTATGCTATTTGGTTTTGACATGACAGAACTAAGAGGTTGTATGTAATCTATGGATGAATATTCAAGCAAAAGAGCTGTTAATGGCCTTTACGTTCCCAGAAGAGGTTTGAGGGACATAGCTGACAGCAGGGATGAAAATGTTCAGTTGTGCTCTCGATATGGATGCAGCAGCCGGCACAACTCTATGAAGAGCCCGCAAGTTAGAAGTACAGAGAAACCAAGACCTCTCAGGCCTTCTTTCACTTCTTCAAATGGAAAAGAAGTTGTTGGAAGTTCATGTAGGACATCCTCTGTGATGGCTAATGCGAGAAAATCACTGAAGGACAGGAAAGCAAATTCTCATGTTGGAAATGATCAATCAGAAACGACTTGTTCACATGGTGAACCTGAAGCTTCGGAACACATGAAGTCATCAAAAGCGCATCAACCCCAATTCAATTCAGTAATTCAAGATACTGGATCAAGTAAAATTACATTGAAAGAAGTAGGTTGCTCTAGTGGCGCTTCAAGCAGTAAACCTCGTAGATTATTTACTCCCAAGTATTCCAATCAAAATAGTCCAGTAGGTTCGTCTGTTTCTTCGTCGTCTAAGGCCATTGGTGCAGGGACCAGGGGCACTGCTAGTGGGGCTGGATATGTGCCGAGAAATTTAAAATGCAACTCACAATCAGATATCTCTCCACAGAGTTGTTCAACAGCAGATTCAAGATTTAGTAGAAGGGACATggtaaaaagaagaaattcagAAGGTGAAAGCACTTCATCCTCTAAAGGGAAGAAAGTAAGTGGGGCATTACCAAAAGGAGGAGATGTCATTCGTCCAACTCGTGGTATCTCAATTTCCGATTCAAGGAGTAGTAAAAACTTTGATATTAGGGAGGATAGTCGTGCTGTATCAGTTAGGACTCGCAGGTCAATGAATGTGCCTAGGCTTAGAGATTCAGTACGAGATTCGTCATCTGGCTTTTTCCAGAATTCACCTCAGCCTGAATCTCCAAATTTCAGTCTGCAGTCATCAAGTCAATTTTTCTCAGATGCCTCTTCGAGTGATTCAAGTGCTTTTAGTTTTCCTGGAAATGATGTTGAAGATCTCCCAGCTGGAGTGTCTGGAACTTCTGCACAACTAGGTATAAACCAATTAATGAACCATGATGCCTTGCACCGATATAACATGGATGGAGTTGCTCAGGTATTTTACCCAACAGAATCTCAGTCACTGTTTTTCTGGATCAGGTTTGACGGTATTTCACTTTGATCGCTGCTTTTCTGTACAGGTATTAGTGGCACTCGAAAGAATGGAACAAGATGAGGAATTAACATATGAGGTAGTCCACCTTTGAGTATTTCGTACCACTCAGGCGTTTCCTATTCGTATTTATGATGAACTCTTATTTTCTACAGCAACTACTTGTGTTGGAAACCAACTTGTTTCTTGGTGGCCTCAACTTCTACGACCAGCATAGAGGAATGAGGCTGGATATAGACAATATGTCCTATGAGGTCTTTATTCtcttcagtatatatatatttttttttttgacaaaggtaaCAGTTTTGTGTATTAATATTTAGCACTAAAGGCTGGGATATTATTACTGACTATGTTCATCCAAActtaattttcatcaaaatgTCGAGGTTTTTTTTATGGGGGTAGTGGGTTGAGGTTCATCCAATAGCTTCAAGATCACTGTCGCACAAAAGATAAGTTCCCACCGTTCGTTATACCTTTTACGCCCTGCAAAACTTCATTTTTTGCCTGTTAACAGGAATTATTAGCTCTCGAGGAGAGGATGGGGAGTGTTAGCACAGCTCTGTCAGAGGAGGCATTGTCAAAGTGCATCCGGAAAAGCATTTATCAGGCTATGCCTTCagaaataggagaatttggaaGCGACGAGAATGAAGATGAGGTCAAATGCACTATTTGTCAGGTTGTTCCCACTTCAAGCAATATTTTGTATATTCCAATGTTCCTGATGTGTTATACTTAAATCTAATTTATCATTTGCGATGTTATTCACCTCCCTTTATAAGTAGGTAGCACCTTGCTTTGtcactttgtttttttttttttttctgatgcAATATTTACTCGAAGTGCAGTCAACACTTCATTAGTTTTATGTTATACATCCTAAGATGTTTTAGTCATCAATTAGCTAACTTTTATTTAGTAGAGTTCTCTAGGTTTATACCTTGTCAATCTCTCTTCTTGAATACGATGGAGTAGAAAAATTCTTGGCCTAATATTAGAGCCGTAATTTGAGTGAGGATGTCACTAGATTTAGTTCTGTTTTTGCATAATATAGACAAGTCTATCCCATTCTAGACATAGTTCCATGCATCTAGCGACCATACTTTGTACATGTGGTGTTAGCGTATAATCACTACTCCACATGTCTGTTTGGTTCTATGTAGAGGTTCTAATGCTTTAGTTGTTCCAAATTGATGATACTTTCAAGCAGTGATGGTCTATTCTATATACATATTGTttcttgaaatatattttataatatgcATGCATGCGCACACACATAGTTAGACCTCTGTATAATCGCAACAACATTTCACTATTTTTGTCAAGTTAATCTTTAGAACCGTTTTTAAATGTTATATTATGTGTTCTCTATAACATCATTTTGTTATGAAAAGGTGTCTCCCGCCACTTCATGCATCTAGGATTATGCATACCAAAATGAATTCAAAGTTGTGACTCAATTAAGTAAATGACGTGTTTTTCGCAGGAGGAGTATGTGATTGGAGATGAAATAGGAAGGTTGGAATGTGATCATGGGTATCATGTGGAGTGTGTAAAACATTGGTTGAGTCTCAAGAATTGGTGTCCTATATGCAAAGCTTCAGCAGCTCCATCTTAAGCTCAATTTGTTTCCCTAATGTACAAATTCATCAAGTTgatgggtggggtgggggtgttTCTGTTCATTTTTTGAATTCTTtgcttttgtatatatatacagtTCTTGTCACATCAAACCAATAAACCCATGCCAATGCAGGCTTTGTGGTGATAGCTGATGAACATTGATATTTATTTCCTTCAAAAATCCTTATAAAAAGTGTTCTGGAATTTACTTACTGGTGTTGTCATATCTATCTCAACTTCCTGATTTTGTTATGCTACTCTATCCGCATTCTAGTACTTATATTGAGGCCTGACTAAATTTAGATT
This genomic stretch from Solanum stenotomum isolate F172 chromosome 10, ASM1918654v1, whole genome shotgun sequence harbors:
- the LOC125841691 gene encoding probable E3 ubiquitin-protein ligase RHG1A; the encoded protein is MDEYSSKRAVNGLYVPRRGLRDIADSRDENVQLCSRYGCSSRHNSMKSPQVRSTEKPRPLRPSFTSSNGKEVVGSSCRTSSVMANARKSLKDRKANSHVGNDQSETTCSHGEPEASEHMKSSKAHQPQFNSVIQDTGSSKITLKEVGCSSGASSSKPRRLFTPKYSNQNSPVGSSVSSSSKAIGAGTRGTASGAGYVPRNLKCNSQSDISPQSCSTADSRFSRRDMVKRRNSEGESTSSSKGKKVSGALPKGGDVIRPTRGISISDSRSSKNFDIREDSRAVSVRTRRSMNVPRLRDSVRDSSSGFFQNSPQPESPNFSLQSSSQFFSDASSSDSSAFSFPGNDVEDLPAGVSGTSAQLGINQLMNHDALHRYNMDGVAQVLVALERMEQDEELTYEQLLVLETNLFLGGLNFYDQHRGMRLDIDNMSYEELLALEERMGSVSTALSEEALSKCIRKSIYQAMPSEIGEFGSDENEDEVKCTICQEEYVIGDEIGRLECDHGYHVECVKHWLSLKNWCPICKASAAPS